gttcttatttaattagatataatacttattagatattagttCTCTgctattaaatattaatttaatagtaaacCTACttctactaatattatttaataatagcAAGATCTTCTAGGGTCCTAGGCTTAAAGTTTAAGAAAAGCTATTTaagtctataaaaatattccAGTCTAGCACGAGTCTCCTTATAGAAAATTAGATCAGTCTAGAATTAGTATTTACTAGATTAAGCAGAAAGAGACAGGAGGAGGTATTATAGAGATAGTAAGATAGAAATATTAGAGAGAGGGATTAAGAGAATAACTAGATTCAGGATTAGGCCgagatttattaatatagggAAGGATAGGATATTAGGAATAGAAATAGAGAAACTAAGAACTTAGAAGCAGGgaaaagattatattttatagaatACTAGACCAGGGCAGTCAGCTCTAGAACAGCTAGATCTAGCTATAAAAAAGACTATTTTTAGCATTAATTTAGCATTAATTTAGCTATAAGTTAATAGGGACTAAGGCTCACTAAAATCAAGCATTCAGTACTTATTTAATATCAGTCTAGGAAGAAACTAGAATACTTAGCAGGTACAgaatagtagtataaaataCACGGGAATACTAAAACAGTAGCTCACTACTTTAAgagttatatatagaaatacaGCTGTTTATAGCCTCAGTAACTGTTATTTTCAGCATTGATTTCACAGGTCCTCACATTCTACTTGTAAAATATACAAAAAATACTATTGACTAACTAGGTCTCATAGAGTTTTGTTAGTATACACGAACAACCAAGTAAAGAACCAAAATAGGGGCTTTAGTATGGAAACAAGTTGAAAATATCGGCTAGTTATTAATGCTGATCTACATGAATTCTATTCACACAACTTGTGAGAAGCGCAGGGCCGCATCCACATCATCGCATTGAAACCCTGGTGACCGACCCAAGCATACCCCTCTGCTGACCAAAGCTATCAATGTCAGGATAAGTCCTTACAAACCGTAGGCGGACTTACTTGATATAAAGCGTGAGACGTTGATACTGGTCGGTACTTTTGAGGATGTCGTTGGCTCACCCGCTGACGCAACCAGGAGCACGTTCTTATCTCGAATATACCCCTCCAGATCTTGCAAGTCAAACCAATCCCCTTCTAACTGCGCTCGTAAATCTGCCGTGGCCAGTGACAAGGGGTCCTCCACGGTGGGCCCGCTCTGGTAATAAGAGGCAAAGGCACCGGTGCTCCTCGCGTGGAGATAATGGGTTCCCGCACCCCCCAGCCTGAAAAAGGGGACTTCATCCCATCCGTCTAGCGGCCTTTGGTTTAATAGAGAATAAAACTCCGCTTTGAAGTGAGATGTCAGGCGTTCGCGGTCCATTATACCAAAAATGAGCCCAAAGGGTCGTTGGAGTCGATCCATCCCAATAGACGGATCGCGTAGAGCGAGATATCCCTGGTAGAGGGCTACTAGGAGCAGCTTCTGGATGAATGCGGACACTTCCATAATTGAAATCCCGGGTGTATTGTCAGCATCTGGCAGGACAGCATTGTTAGGGTATGATCCAGTGCCACCCAGTGGTGGCGGGCGTTCGATTGTGGGTTgttgcaaggctggtggtgattCAATTGTCTTATTGGAGTCCATTATaccgtcatcttcgtcgtcgtggCTTACTCCGGCTGCCATGGTATAAAAGACCTTCATGGTGTCTCGTAAATTCGCCGTCAGAGCAGGCTGTGACCCAAGCAGCCCACTTTGGACCAGATGCTCACTAAATGACAACATAGCAGAGCTCATTTTCTCCATTGAGGTCTCCAAAAGGGAGATGCGGTTGTTGAGGCCGTCCACTATGGCCTGCTGCCGTGAACGATAAGCACGTTGTGCCATGCGAGCTTGCAGGCGACGACGCTAGCCCCCCAGTGGTTCAGTTAACAATGCTCACAACATTAGTGGAGAGTTGGCTGAATGCCCTACGAACCTCTTCGGGATTTTCCTTGCTCTCACCAGCCCCTCGGGGCGCTCCGCGGTCCTTCGCTGGCGCGGCCTTCTTGGATCCACCTCGCTGGCGTTTCTGTGGCCGTGGTTTCATTGGTTTAGAGAGGGGTGTTTGGTTTGTGTCCGTCcggttgaaggaagatgcgAGCTCAAGGGCCAAGTCGCTACGACCGGGTGACGGCGTACTACTTTGAGCATTCTGTGGGTTATGTGATTCGGGCAGGAGATAGGAGCGGGCTGAGAGTACTGAGGTGACCTCAGAGGTGCCGGACTCCGGTAATAACGGGGGGCTTTGGTGGAAATCGGTGAAATCACCCCAGTTAA
This sequence is a window from Aspergillus puulaauensis MK2 DNA, chromosome 6, nearly complete sequence. Protein-coding genes within it:
- a CDS encoding bZIP transcription factor (COG:L;~EggNog:ENOG410Q1CR) — protein: MDQLVQSDLPVFNWGDFTDFHQSPPLLPESGTSEVTSVLSARSYLLPESHNPQNAQSSTPSPGRSDLALELASSFNRTDTNQTPLSKPMKPRPQKRQRGGSKKAAPAKDRGAPRGAGESKENPEERRRLQARMAQRAYRSRQQAIVDGLNNRISLLETSMEKMSSAMLSFSEHLVQSGLLGSQPALTANLRDTMKVFYTMAAGVSHDDEDDGIMDSNKTIESPPALQQPTIERPPPLGGTGSYPNNAVLPDADNTPGISIMEVSAFIQKLLLVALYQGYLALRDPSIGMDRLQRPFGLIFGIMDRERLTSHFKAEFYSLLNQRPLDGWDEVPFFRLGGAGTHYLHARSTGAFASYYQSGPTVEDPLSLATADLRAQLEGDWFDLQDLEGYIRDKNVLLVASAGEPTTSSKVPTSINVSRFISSKSAYGL